A window of Deltaproteobacteria bacterium genomic DNA:
TGTGGGAACGATCGTGGCGCTTGTCTTCGGAGAGTATCCCGAGACCTACACGAGGTTTCTCGAAATCATCGGGTACGTGTTCTGTCCCCTTTTTGGAGTCGTCCTGACCGACTATTTCCTGGTCAGGAGGCGGACCCTCCTGCCGGATGCCCTGTTCGCCCACACGGCTTACTGGTATGAAGGGGGAATCCACTGGAAGGCCATGGTGTCATGGGCCGTTGGCATCGGACTCTTCAAGCTCGGAAGGGATTGGCAGCTTGGAGGAGCCATACCCAGCTTCATCATTGCCGGTGCTGTCTACTTCGCTCTGGTGAGAATCGGCAAAGCCAAGAACCATTGAGACAATCGGATCGAGCGGTTTCCTGCCTGCGGGTGGAGGACTTCAGCCTACCGGCGGGCCGAGCAGCACGATGAATCCACGGGACCGCAAGAGGCCTCTTTCCGCCCCGTAAGGGCGGCGCGAATCATGGCAGCCGCGCAGCCCACCCCGCTCTCCACCTCGATCGCCTCTGCTGGGCAGTTGAGCCGGCACGCCCCGCATTCCATGCATGCCTCGCCGCGGACGAGTTCAGCCGTGGCCTCCCCAGGAGCAAAAACACCATGGGGGCAGACAAGACTGCACATGCCGCAATTGATGCACCTCTCGGAATCGTAGCGGAGGGTGTTGGTCTCATACGCGCTTATGAACATGTCACGAACCTCCGACCAATCGGACAAGGGACAGGACGAGAGCCATACAGAGCCCTGAACCGAAGGTAACGGCCATTTTGGGAATATAGGTGAATATCTCGGTCCGGACTCCGCTTCTCGAAGTAAAAGGCGTAGACCCGGTGAAGTTGAGGGCGAGAAAGGCGGTGATCGGAGCAAGACCGAGCAGTGCTATGGCCCCCCACCCAAGACGCATCCACCAGGCCCATTCGGGATGGCCGAAAGTAGCGGCAAGGGCAAAGGGCAAAGCCGCCGCCGCACCCAAGACAGCCCCCTTTGTGGCAAAATTCGGGGTCGGAAGCCAGGGAAGCAGGATAGGGAAAAGGATGACTCCGGTAAGAATCGCAGATACGACTCCCAGTGAAACCAGCAACCCCCCAAGGAGAAACATCCCCGCCCCTGCCACAGCCATGGGAAGAAGGACATGGACGAGTTCCACCGGGATCAGGACCAGACGATCCCATAAGGGGAAAGAGACACGCCGCATCTCGGGGGTCGCCTGGTGGGTCCTCAGATACTCGGGCAGGCCCGCCGCCCGGACAGGACCGTACTGGACCGTGAAACCCGATCGTCTTCTCACTTCGTGGGCAGCCACCCCAGGGGCACCCAATTGAGGAAGTATCAGCACCCTGTGGGTAACAATCCCATGGAGCCCTTCCGCCTCCATCCGGTGAACTAGCTCATCTGTTCCGAAAGTCCCCTTTCCTGCCGCACACCACACGTTGATGCCCTGGGTGTCGAGTGCCAGGATGTAACAGTCGTGGCCGGCCAATGCGGCACGCAGCGCATCAAAGCTCAAGGTGTAGTTGGCCGTGACAAGGACAGGCGAGTCCGAAGTGGGCTCTCCGAGGCTGTAAAGACCCGGTTCCACGCGGTGCCGCTCACGCCTGATGCCCCACCGCGCGACAAAATGATCCCATCGGTCGGAAAGGCCGATGGTACTCCCGGTCTTACGGATCTGCGGTCCCGTCGATTCTTGGACCTTCTTCGGCTCCATCCATTCTCCCCTTTCCAGATTCAGGGACCCGAATCCGGAAGAACCGAGACGGACCCGGCCCCATTTCCGCCCCCGATTCAGATCGCTCAGAGAGACTCTTTTCGGGGAGTGCAAGAGGCACCGGGTTGTCTCGTCCTGAGCATCTCCAGCCTTGCCCGGTCTCTTCTCAGGACCTCGTACCCACCTTGACCGAACCAATCTGCAAGGCAGCGCAACTGGCAGGCATGGATCCCATTGGCCGGCTCCGCCAGGGAATAATAAATCCAGACCCCCTCTCTCCGGTCCTGCACCAGACCTGCGTTCCTCAAATAGGCCATGTGGCGGGAAACGTTCGACTGGGGCAGCCCGAGTACCTCCACCAGATGGCAGACGCAGAGTTCACCCTCGAACAAAAGACCTATGATCCTGAGACGGGTCTCGTCGGAAAGTGCCTTGAACTGTCTTACGATCTCTCTCAAAGCCCCCTCCTTCCACGGCCGAAGATCCGGCTCCCCGCCGCTGGCGCGCACCCGGCAAAGCGAGGATGATCCGGTATTTCTGTAAAAAGGCCGGCTAAGAAGAGACTATATGATTATATGCGGATTCAATCATATAATGCAAACCCAAAATCCCCTCCCTCGAGGCTATCGGGCTCGGTGCCATGGGCTCCTGCTTCTCTCAGCCGAGACCCCTGGTGCCTGGAACCTCCCAGTCACGCCCGATCCACCTTCTCGATACTGCACGGCAAGACCCGCAGGTTGGTCGCGCCCATGGCCGGATCACACTTCTCATAGGAATTGTCGGTGAGCATGTTGATGTTGGACCGGTCCCAGCCGAGGTCTCCCTCCATCTCGGGAAACCACCAGCCGTGGTCAGCCGCCACGACCCCCCTTGGCACGCCGTCTGTCACCCTCGCCCGCAAGAGGGCGCTCCCCCGGGGCGACCCGATCCTCACCCAGTCGCCACTCCGGATCCCTTTCTGTGCAGCCAGGTCCGGATGGATCTCTACCAGAGGATCTGGACGCCTCTCGCGCAGGGGGCCGGAGACCCGGTTCTCACTGTGGAAAAAGCCGGGTATCCTCGCTCCAGTAATGAGCTGGCAGGGATAAAGATCGAGCAGCTCCGGGTCACTCCACGGAGCCTCGGGTGGATCTTCATAACCGGGGAGAGGATCGTAGCCCAGCCGTTCCATGACCGTTGAGGAGAATTCCACTTTGCCCGTGGCCGTGGAGAACCCTTTGTTGAGATACTTCCGAAAGATCCTCTGGCCCTGGAGATAGCCCCGGCTGCAGAACTCCTCCCAGTTAAGACCCGAGGGAGCCAGAATCTCGTTGAGTGCATCCCTGATCGTGGGCCACCAGAGAGCGGGGTCGGTGCACCTCTTGCCCAGCTCGTTGAGGATTTCATAATCAGAACGGCACTCACCCACCTGGACCGCCTTCTGCCGGGCCTGAACCGATCCATGCCGCTTCCAGAGGTCGGCCACGTAGTCGTGTTCGAGCCATGTGGAAGCTGGGAGCACGATGTCGGCCTCCCGGGCCGTGGGAGTCATGAAGAAATCAGCCACCACCATGAAATCGACCGCCTCCAGAGCGGCCCTGACCTCCCGCGCGTTGGCCCGGGTGACCACCGGATTCGTACTGACGAGAAAGAGGGCCTTCACAGGGTATGGTTTCCCCTCCAGAATAGCGTCCCAGACAGCCTTGGGGTTGATCACGCCGATCATGTCGGCCAGGCGGAACCTGCTCGCCCCTAGTCTCTTCTGGCGTGCCTGTTCGGGTAAGAGGCGGTGCCCGCCCAATTGGGACGTCCTAACCACAGGCGGGGCAGGGTAGAAGACATTGCCGCCGGGTCTGTCCATGTTGCCAGTCATGGCCATCAGACAGATGAGGAGGCTGATGGTGTTGATGCAGTTCCTGCTCTGTTCCAGAGCCACGCCCCAGTGGATGGCCGAGGGCTTTGTCCTGGCAAAGAGCTCGGCTGCCGAAGTGATTTCGCCCTCGCTCAGGCCTGTCTTTTCCCCTGCCCAGGCGAGGCTGTACTGCTCAGCCCGCTTGCAGAAAGCGTCCCAGCCATGGACGTAGTCCCGGACAAAGGTCTCGTCGTACCACCCGTTGTCTATGATGGCCCTAACCATTCCCCAGGCAAGGGCTCCATCAGTGCCCGGCTTGAGAGATAGCCAGACATCGGCCCGGCTGGCCAGAACCGTCCGGCGGGGATCGATGGTAATCAGCCTGGCCCCTCTCCTAAGAGCCCTGCTGAGGTAGATCCCCTTGTACTCATCCGGGTTGGATACCAGAGGGTTTGCCCCCCAGACAACGATGCACCCGGGATCACCCTCATAGTCCACCACGGGCAGGTTGCCGCAGCGGCTGATTGAAGCGGCAATCCTGGGACCATAACAGACGTGGCCTGCTGTCAGGACGTTCGGGGTACCCAGGGTATTGGCAAAGCGATAGACAAAGGCCTCGTTATCACGGCCGGTCCCATAGCCGAGTACAATCGACTCTGCTCCAAACCGCTCCTTGATACTTAGAAGGCGTTCGCTGATCTCTCCCAGGGCATCGGACCAGGAGATCCTCTGCCAACTCCCCCCTCTTTTGCGAAGGGGATGGAGCAGTCGTTTGGGGTTGTGAGCTATGGTATGGGCATACTTCCCCTTGATGCAGAGCCAGCCTCGATTGATCGGGCAGTCTGGATCTCCCCGGATCTCTTTCACCAGGTCCTCTTGGACCGTGACCAGGACACCACATCCACCGTGGCACCCCCTGCAGCAGCTCCTCACTGTGCGGGTCACCATCGGGCCCTCCTGCCGGAACGGTGCTGTCCGAATCGGACGCTTCGGTCCATCCTCTCCTCCCTACCCGACGACCTCTTTGATCAACCTGAGCATGGACCGGCCCAGGACATTCTCTATGTCATCGTCCCCGTATCCCCTGGCCACCATACCCCGGGTGATATTGGGAAGCTTTGTGGCATCCTCTGCATCCTCCGGGTACCTGAAGGTCTCCCCCGAATCGTAGGCCATCCCCTTAAGGGCTCCGCGCATCACTTCCAAACAGTAGTCGATATAATCGGGCCCCAGGCCCACATGCTCTGACCCGACAAGATCAACGAAATGATCCAGATGGTCGAGGATATGCTCAACTGTCGCCCCCTTTGAGGCGACAAACTGGGGAAGAAAGCAGACCCCGATGACCCCCCCCTGTTCGGCGATCGCCCTGGCCTGCTGGTCGGTGATGTTTCTGGGATGATCGACCAGAGCGCGCGCGGCCGTATGAGACATATAGATCGGTTTTCCAGACGCCTCCAGCGCGTCGTCCAACCCCCTGCTGTTGATATGGGAGGTGTCGATGAGCATACCCAGCCTGTTCATCTCATGAATCATTTCCCGGCCGAAATCGGTCAAACCCGCGTTTCTGGTCTCATAGATGCCGTCGCACACCTGGTTCCTGTAGTTCCAGGTCAACTCGATCTCCCGGAGCCCGAGACGGTAGAAATTCCGCAGGTTACCGAGCTCACTCTCGACCGGCTCGGCCCCTTCGAAACCGAGGAGGACGGCTATCTTCCCGTCTCTTTTTGCCTGCTCTACTTCCGCGCCCGAGGTGGCAAGTCGAAAATGGTCAGAACATGCTTCGACCTCCACAAGCATGGCGTCCATCATGCGCATGCCCGCTTCCAGGTAGTTTCCACGATAGGAAGGGTAGTGCATGATGTGGGCGGGCGTGGAAATCCAAAGTGCATCCACGCCGCCTCCTTTCAGTGCCGGGTAAAAGACCGTGTCAAGAACCCGCTCCTCCCCGTAGTAGTGTCGCCTAACGACTTCGCAGGAGATGTCTGAGTGCATGTCAAAGACAAGGCATCTTTCGTGAAGTACCCGCGCTCGTTCTTCCTGGCCTTCGGTCAGCTTCATCTGTCTCCTCCCTCAGGTTGTTTGTATCCATGGCCTCTCTCGGTCGTCGCCCAGATCGACGCCAAACGATCCGGCCCCTTTACACGGTGGTCGAGCGACCTTCCGGTACCACCCTGCCACCGAAAAATCAGCGGGTCCATCCACTCCTCTCTTCTCCTACGGCCGCCGGGCGGGCGACCCTCTGTCCGTGAGAATCCCCCTTGATCCATCGATCGGTCCTCATCATCCCATGGGCTTACAGTGAAACCCCAAAACCGATGCCTACAAAAGAGCCCTCGTCCAGGATACCAGAAGCCATATCCTTCCCGGATGATTTTGTCAATGCCCTTCTGGTCCCCCTTTCTCCACCTGGTGGCCAAGAGATAGTCTGCTTGACTTTTGCGTTCTCTCGGCCCATTATCTTACCTACAAGACAGGCAATTCGATATTCGATATGATTCTCATCCAGCATGGTGATGCGGAGATCAGCGGCCTGACAAACCGTCGGGCTCCTGCTGCCCAGGCGGCGGGGCCGGCCGGAGGGATTTGAAACCCGCACACGGAGGGACCATGGACATATGGAATCTGAGAGGAGGGCAGCTTCGGTTCTTAACCGATCAACAGCTCCGCGAGATTCATTTTGCCGCACTGGATGTGCTCCAGCGGGTTGGATGCTTCTTTGACCACGAAGGGGCCCTGAAGATCTTCGAAGAGGCAGGGGCCAGAGTGGATCATCAGGCCCGGGTGGTCCGTTTCCCCTCTTCCCTGGTTGAGCACGCTCTTGCCCAAACGCCAGACCGCATCCATCTGCCTGCCCGCAACCCAGAGTATGACATCTATGCCGAACAAGACCGGGTCTATTTCGGCCCCGGCACCCTGTCGATCAAGGTCATCGATCCCTGTACAGGAAAGTGCCGGCTGGGAACGCTCCAGGACGCCCGGGATTTTCCCAGACTAATCGACGCACTGGAGAATATCCACTTCTACAAGGGAATGATCCATCCCAGCGACGTTAACCAGAAGTTGGCCGATCTCTATATGGCATACGCTGCTTTCAGCAACACGGTGAAACAGATCTCAAACACCCCTTACAGCACCGAGACCGCCCTTGACATGATCCGCATGGGTGAGATCCTGGCAGGAGGGATGGATGAGTTCCGCATCAAGCCGTATATCATCCTGAACATGCTCGCCGTCTCTCCTCTCCAGTGGGAATACACCAATGTGGATATCATCATCGAGCTTGCCAAGTTGGGAGTGCCCATGATCATTGGATCAGAGCCGCAGAACGGGACCACAGGCCCTGCCACCCTGGCAGGGGCCCTGGTCTTGAACACGGCCGAGACACTTGCAGGAATTACTCTTGCCGAACTCGTTTCGCCTGGAGTTCCCGTAATGTGGGGCAACGTGGGATCCCTGAGCGACATGAGGACCGGGCTTTTCGCCTCCGGAGCGGTGGAACTGGGAATCATGAACGTGGCGGCAACCCAGATTGCGAAGTTCTACAGGCTCCCCATCTATGCAACGGGAGGCATGACGGATTCCAAGACCTCCGATTGCCAGGCCGGATACGAAAAGGCCCTCCAGGCTCTGCTGATCGCTCTAGGCGGAGGCAATTACATCCACGATGCCGCGGGTCTCCTGGAAAGCTGCCTCACCTCGAGCTATGAACAGTATGTCATCGACAACGAGATACTCGGCATGGTGGCACGGGTTCTTTCCGGAATCGAGGTCTCCAGAGAGACCCTTGCCGTCGACGTCATAGAGAAAGTCGGGCCTAGGGGGAACTTCCTGGGGGAGATGCACACCCTCCGAAGTATCTCCAGGGAGCACTTTATTCCGAAAATCAGCAACCGCCAGATCAGGGAGGACTGGGAAAAGGAGGGGAAGAAGACCGTGATGGAGGTAGCAAGGGAGAAGGCCTGCCAGATCCTCAACACCCACCAAGTCCCGCCACTGCCCGAGGACGTTGATCGGGAATTCCGGTTGATTCTGGAAAAGGCGGAGGAAGGGTACGGGAGGGCTTAACCGATGCCATTGGAAATCCTCGAGAGGCTCTCTCGAGCCATTGTCGATCTAAACACCGAAAAGACCGAGAGACTCTCCCGTGAGGCTCTAGCCGCTGGGATCGATCCTCTCGATATCATAAACACGGGGATTCGGACGGGCATGGATACGATCGGAGAGAAGTACCAGAGGGGGCAGGCCTTCCTTCCCGAACTGATGATTGCGGCTCGGGTCACTGAGGCCGCCCTGGCGGTCATCGAACCGGAACTCGTCAAAGGCGGAACCGAAGCCCCCACTCCTGCCAAGGTGGTCATGTCCACGGTCAGGGGCGACATCCACGATATAGGCAAGAACATCGTAGTACTGCTCATGAAGGCCGCAGGGTTCATGGTGCACGATCTCGGTGTGGACCAACCTGCAGAATCAATCGTCCAAAAGGCCAGAGATCTCCAGGTGGATGTCATCGGCCTTTCCGCCTTGTTGACCACAACCGTGCCCCGAATGAAGGACCTGATCGATATCCTTACAGAAGAGGGTATTCGGGACCGGTTCAAGGTCATTATCGGAGGGGCACCTGTCTCACAGGAGTTCGCCGACTCGATTGGCGCTGACGGCTATGGCCCGGACGCGGCTCGAGCCGTGGAGCTCGTCAAGAAGCTGGTGCAGAATCCTCCCCTGAAAGGCCGAAAATAGCCCGGAAATCCAATGCTTCCATCCCACGGGCGGCAGGTAGAAGGTGAACAAAGGACTGGGAATAGACGCAGGGGGAACCTTCACCGATCTCGTTGTGGTGGACCTTGGCACCCGCAGGCCATCGGGTCGGCAAAAAGCAGAACGACCAGGCCGGATCTCTCTCTCGGTATAGGTAGGGTCCTGGAAAAGATCGAGCCCTGCCTGATTCCCGAAATCGCCCTTGTTTCCCTTTCTACTTCCCTTGCCGCCAATGCAATCATGGATGGTATTCGAAGCCCCATTAATGTGGCTGCCGCAGATACTACGGCGATCGGCCTCGGC
This region includes:
- a CDS encoding 4Fe-4S binding protein is translated as MFISAYETNTLRYDSERCINCGMCSLVCPHGVFAPGEATAELVRGEACMECGACRLNCPAEAIEVESGVGCAAAMIRAALTGRKEASCGPVDSSCCSARR
- a CDS encoding carbon monoxide dehydrogenase, with protein sequence MEPKKVQESTGPQIRKTGSTIGLSDRWDHFVARWGIRRERHRVEPGLYSLGEPTSDSPVLVTANYTLSFDALRAALAGHDCYILALDTQGINVWCAAGKGTFGTDELVHRMEAEGLHGIVTHRVLILPQLGAPGVAAHEVRRRSGFTVQYGPVRAAGLPEYLRTHQATPEMRRVSFPLWDRLVLIPVELVHVLLPMAVAGAGMFLLGGLLVSLGVVSAILTGVILFPILLPWLPTPNFATKGAVLGAAAALPFALAATFGHPEWAWWMRLGWGAIALLGLAPITAFLALNFTGSTPFTSRSGVRTEIFTYIPKMAVTFGSGLCMALVLSLVRLVGGS
- a CDS encoding winged helix-turn-helix transcriptional regulator; translated protein: MREIVRQFKALSDETRLRIIGLLFEGELCVCHLVEVLGLPQSNVSRHMAYLRNAGLVQDRREGVWIYYSLAEPANGIHACQLRCLADWFGQGGYEVLRRDRARLEMLRTRQPGASCTPRKESL
- a CDS encoding molybdopterin-dependent oxidoreductase, encoding MVTRTVRSCCRGCHGGCGVLVTVQEDLVKEIRGDPDCPINRGWLCIKGKYAHTIAHNPKRLLHPLRKRGGSWQRISWSDALGEISERLLSIKERFGAESIVLGYGTGRDNEAFVYRFANTLGTPNVLTAGHVCYGPRIAASISRCGNLPVVDYEGDPGCIVVWGANPLVSNPDEYKGIYLSRALRRGARLITIDPRRTVLASRADVWLSLKPGTDGALAWGMVRAIIDNGWYDETFVRDYVHGWDAFCKRAEQYSLAWAGEKTGLSEGEITSAAELFARTKPSAIHWGVALEQSRNCINTISLLICLMAMTGNMDRPGGNVFYPAPPVVRTSQLGGHRLLPEQARQKRLGASRFRLADMIGVINPKAVWDAILEGKPYPVKALFLVSTNPVVTRANAREVRAALEAVDFMVVADFFMTPTAREADIVLPASTWLEHDYVADLWKRHGSVQARQKAVQVGECRSDYEILNELGKRCTDPALWWPTIRDALNEILAPSGLNWEEFCSRGYLQGQRIFRKYLNKGFSTATGKVEFSSTVMERLGYDPLPGYEDPPEAPWSDPELLDLYPCQLITGARIPGFFHSENRVSGPLRERRPDPLVEIHPDLAAQKGIRSGDWVRIGSPRGSALLRARVTDGVPRGVVAADHGWWFPEMEGDLGWDRSNINMLTDNSYEKCDPAMGATNLRVLPCSIEKVDRA
- a CDS encoding dipeptidase; its protein translation is MKLTEGQEERARVLHERCLVFDMHSDISCEVVRRHYYGEERVLDTVFYPALKGGGVDALWISTPAHIMHYPSYRGNYLEAGMRMMDAMLVEVEACSDHFRLATSGAEVEQAKRDGKIAVLLGFEGAEPVESELGNLRNFYRLGLREIELTWNYRNQVCDGIYETRNAGLTDFGREMIHEMNRLGMLIDTSHINSRGLDDALEASGKPIYMSHTAARALVDHPRNITDQQARAIAEQGGVIGVCFLPQFVASKGATVEHILDHLDHFVDLVGSEHVGLGPDYIDYCLEVMRGALKGMAYDSGETFRYPEDAEDATKLPNITRGMVARGYGDDDIENVLGRSMLRLIKEVVG
- a CDS encoding trimethylamine methyltransferase family protein, whose product is MDIWNLRGGQLRFLTDQQLREIHFAALDVLQRVGCFFDHEGALKIFEEAGARVDHQARVVRFPSSLVEHALAQTPDRIHLPARNPEYDIYAEQDRVYFGPGTLSIKVIDPCTGKCRLGTLQDARDFPRLIDALENIHFYKGMIHPSDVNQKLADLYMAYAAFSNTVKQISNTPYSTETALDMIRMGEILAGGMDEFRIKPYIILNMLAVSPLQWEYTNVDIIIELAKLGVPMIIGSEPQNGTTGPATLAGALVLNTAETLAGITLAELVSPGVPVMWGNVGSLSDMRTGLFASGAVELGIMNVAATQIAKFYRLPIYATGGMTDSKTSDCQAGYEKALQALLIALGGGNYIHDAAGLLESCLTSSYEQYVIDNEILGMVARVLSGIEVSRETLAVDVIEKVGPRGNFLGEMHTLRSISREHFIPKISNRQIREDWEKEGKKTVMEVAREKACQILNTHQVPPLPEDVDREFRLILEKAEEGYGRA
- a CDS encoding corrinoid protein, whose protein sequence is MPLEILERLSRAIVDLNTEKTERLSREALAAGIDPLDIINTGIRTGMDTIGEKYQRGQAFLPELMIAARVTEAALAVIEPELVKGGTEAPTPAKVVMSTVRGDIHDIGKNIVVLLMKAAGFMVHDLGVDQPAESIVQKARDLQVDVIGLSALLTTTVPRMKDLIDILTEEGIRDRFKVIIGGAPVSQEFADSIGADGYGPDAARAVELVKKLVQNPPLKGRK